In Kryptolebias marmoratus isolate JLee-2015 linkage group LG20, ASM164957v2, whole genome shotgun sequence, a genomic segment contains:
- the LOC108249507 gene encoding epidermal retinol dehydrogenase 2 isoform X2, giving the protein MNFFLETLQVILLSFWYNLESLIYLVVPRKKKNISGELVLITGAGSGIGRLMAQEFAALGAVLVLWDINEEGMKETVRLLKSSGASRVHHFVCDCSDKKEVYRVAEQVKREVGDISILVNNAGIVTGKKFMDSPDSLIEKTMEVNTMAHFWTYKAFLPAMIANNHGHLVSIASSAGLIGVNGLADYCASKFAAVGFAESVGLELLATGKDGIKTTIVCPYFINTGMFDGCQSKWPRLLPILNAEAVAKKIVHAVLTDQVFLLLPKSMYFIAGLKNVLQWKLASLFDAYLGLTVKNEQCLHSK; this is encoded by the exons ATGAATTTCTTTCTGGAAACGCTTCAAGTcatccttttgtctttttggtaCAATTTGGAATCTTTGATTTACTTAGTGGTGCcaagaaagaagaagaacattAGTGGAGAGCTGGTTCTGATCACGGGGGCAGGCAGTGGGATTGGTCGTCTCATGGCCCAGGAGTTTGCTGCCCTCGGtgctgttctggttctgtgggACATTAACGAGGAGGGAATGAAGGAAACAGTTCGGCTTCTTAAAAGCAGTGGAGCCAGCAGAGTCCATCATTTTGTCTGTGACTGCAGTGACAAAAAGGAGGTTTACAGAGTTGCTGAACAG GTGAAGCGGGAAGTGGGTGACATCAGCATACTGGTAAACAATGCTGGAATTGTGACAGGAAAGAAATTTATGGATTCTCCAGATTCCCTAATTGAGAAGACAATGGAAGTAAACACAATGGCTCACTTCTGG ACCTACAAGGCCTTTCTTCCTGCCATGATCGCCAACAATCATGGTCATCTTGTCAGCATTGCCAGCTCTGCAGGGCTCATAGGAGTTAATGGATTGGCTG ACTATTGTGCCAGTAAGTTTGCAGCGGTGGGATTTGCAGAGTCTGTAGGCCTGGAGCTGCTGGCAACAGGGAAGGATGGGATCAAGACTACTATTGTGTGCCCCTATTTTATCAACACGGGAATGTTTGATGGGTGTCAAAGCAA gTGGCCTAGACTCCTGCCTATCCTGAATGCAGAGGCTGTAGCCAAGAAGATTGTTCATGCTGTACTCACAGACCAGGTCTTCCTGTTATTGCCAAAGAGCATGTATTTCATTGCTGGTCTAAAGAA